The stretch of DNA ACGGCCCTCGCAGTCGGCCTGTTCGCCGCGACCGCGGCCTACGCCGAACCAACCGTCAACAAGGGCGACAACGCCTGGATGCTGACTTCGACAGTGCTGGTGCTGTTGATGACCATCCCCGGCCTGGCGCTGTTCTATGGCGGTCTCGTCCGTTCCAAGAACATGCTCTCGGTCCTGATGCAGGTTTTCTACACCGTCTGCATCGTCACCCTGCTCTGGGCGCTCTACGGCTACAGCCTCGCCTTCACCGGCGGTTCCGACTTCATCGGCGGCTTCTCCAAGGCCTTCATGATGGGCATCACCACCGATTCGAAGGCAGCGACCTTCTCGGTGGACGCCAACATCTCGGAACTGGTCTATGTCTGCTTCCAGATGACCTTTGCGGCAATCACCCCCGCCCTCATCGTCGGCGCCTTCGCCGAACGCATGAAGTTCTCGGCGATCGCGCTGTTCATCCCGCTCTGGGTCACGCTGATCTACTTCCCGATCGCACACATGGTCTGGTACTGGCCCGGTCCGGACATGATCCAGGATGCCGCCAAGGCGCTCGCCGCGGCTGCTGACGGTGCCGCCAAGACCGCGGCGCAGGCCAAGCTCGATGAGATCAACGCCGACGCCGGCTGGATCTTCAAGAAGGGTGCGATCGACTTCGCCGGCGGCACCGTGGTGCACATCAACGCCGGTATCGCCGGTCTCGTCGGTGCGCTCCTGATCGGCAAGCGCGTTGGCTACGGCAAG from Bradyrhizobium sp. AZCC 1693 encodes:
- a CDS encoding ammonium transporter — translated: MTFKRPYSAGLTALAVGLFAATAAYAEPTVNKGDNAWMLTSTVLVLLMTIPGLALFYGGLVRSKNMLSVLMQVFYTVCIVTLLWALYGYSLAFTGGSDFIGGFSKAFMMGITTDSKAATFSVDANISELVYVCFQMTFAAITPALIVGAFAERMKFSAIALFIPLWVTLIYFPIAHMVWYWPGPDMIQDAAKALAAAADGAAKTAAQAKLDEINADAGWIFKKGAIDFAGGTVVHINAGIAGLVGALLIGKRVGYGKELMAPHSLTMTMIGASLLWVGWFGFNAGSNLEASGGAALAMTNSFVATAAAAMAWMFAEWIVKGHPSVLGALSGAVAGLVAVTPAAGYAGPMGAIVLGLVVGVVCLFFCTVVKNSLGYDDSLDVFGVHCVGGIIGALGTGILVNPALGGAGIIDYTAIPPKVADYDFAAQMVSQAWGVCTTLVWSGVGSAILYKVVDVIVGLRVNVETEREGLDVTEHTERAYNM